The following proteins are encoded in a genomic region of Enterocloster clostridioformis:
- a CDS encoding DUF1266 domain-containing protein has product MWIKNNITAKIIKLTLLTTICIVSLSFSSLANTNYYAGGEPGVQMGMQVEGQLAYSRGSRYYDEFKLSDNTLLKNQWLCSVSDTYFNDYDISWYYFDKNGRTLKRWQTINGKTYYLDDSIGQAEYGWFKYNEDWYYFEPNTGIMQTSGTYEKDGILYNIGSDGKAHFASEYSAEGGWREENEKWVFYRDGGKVKNDWISDLGIWYYFDSDGYMVGDQICSIDGNLYSFAGNGHMETNIEKFYNGVNYYFGEDGIGVRKAHKYDNIYRHNEVVQWFNATYAILTKSNNGACTYLGGYAKNSSFDSYEGVLELLQRDWGITDRASGENAVANLLLSAQNADHSTKAWYYSRAMQLSAWFYLVDYCTEQESLDRQLEIAKMIQPEFSSWDDFNRSYMNGYQKWSNNEEKIENRQFIYNYLNKLDDGPFTIRWSVSLTKTW; this is encoded by the coding sequence ATGTGGATTAAAAATAATATTACAGCTAAAATCATAAAGTTAACCTTACTCACAACTATTTGTATAGTATCTCTTTCTTTCTCTTCTCTGGCCAATACAAATTACTATGCCGGGGGTGAACCAGGGGTCCAGATGGGCATGCAGGTTGAAGGTCAATTAGCATACAGCCGGGGATCCAGATATTATGATGAGTTTAAACTATCAGACAATACTCTTTTAAAGAATCAGTGGCTGTGTTCGGTTTCCGATACTTACTTTAACGACTATGATATATCATGGTATTATTTTGACAAAAATGGCAGAACGCTAAAGAGGTGGCAGACAATTAATGGAAAGACATATTATTTAGACGATAGTATTGGACAGGCAGAATATGGATGGTTTAAATATAATGAAGATTGGTATTATTTTGAACCCAATACAGGAATTATGCAGACTTCCGGTACATATGAGAAAGATGGAATACTGTATAATATAGGTTCTGACGGAAAGGCACATTTTGCATCCGAGTATTCGGCTGAAGGTGGATGGAGGGAAGAAAATGAAAAATGGGTGTTCTACCGGGATGGAGGGAAGGTAAAGAATGATTGGATTTCTGATTTAGGCATATGGTATTATTTCGATTCCGACGGATATATGGTTGGTGACCAGATTTGCAGCATTGATGGAAATCTATATAGTTTTGCAGGAAATGGCCATATGGAAACCAACATTGAAAAATTCTATAATGGGGTCAATTATTACTTTGGTGAAGACGGGATTGGTGTGAGAAAAGCCCATAAATATGATAATATCTATCGCCATAATGAGGTTGTTCAATGGTTCAATGCTACATATGCAATCCTCACCAAATCAAATAATGGAGCATGTACCTATCTTGGGGGATATGCTAAAAATTCTTCTTTCGATTCATATGAGGGTGTATTAGAGTTACTCCAGAGAGATTGGGGGATAACGGACAGAGCCTCCGGGGAAAATGCAGTGGCCAATCTGCTCCTGTCCGCACAAAATGCGGATCATTCAACCAAAGCCTGGTACTATAGCCGCGCCATGCAGCTAAGCGCCTGGTTCTATCTTGTAGACTACTGCACGGAACAGGAAAGCCTAGACAGGCAGTTAGAGATTGCCAAGATGATACAGCCTGAATTTTCTTCATGGGATGACTTCAATCGCTCATACATGAATGGATACCAGAAATGGTCAAACAATGAAGAAAAAATAGAAAACCGGCAGTTTATTTATAATTACCTTAATAAATTGGATGACGGACCGTTTACTATCAGGTGGAGTGTTTCATTAACAAAGACCTGGTAA
- a CDS encoding Tox-REase-5 domain-containing protein, with protein sequence MELNINGIMDTAYSYGNERLTNERFTGWTGNYTYDPRGSVTGVTGSDGYIWQSYRYNAFGDITFGKPQYNNVYSYNAESFNPNMDAQYLRARYYSVKTAGFISEDSYLGDITDPLTLNRYNYVKGSPLNYMDPSGHSGLDIFTPPSKYVHTGDIPVANDSNASYDITKKANTEAACSIINSCINDNQGAFMGVTAGVALVVLTAPASAPVLAVIGAGMAGGAVGMVIGGVLEKGISSADIARTLKTKYNIDVTERQNLDLDSLPSEVKDLCSQYDKNFEDMEGYFKTGSVLMGLGVAFYKAGYFLDSLQASIAEKSKKAYESLKSWFNKTFKGESGPGVWEKTNEAMSDASRNYQKFVTGAEDGMVYKVNDVKFDGFKNGILMEAKGNYSQFVNKTTGKFQTWFNGKESLISQANRQLNAANGTKIQWFFNDEVSLNAVKDLFKNEGITDIELILKPMQ encoded by the coding sequence ATGGAGCTGAACATCAATGGTATAATGGATACGGCATACAGCTACGGGAATGAACGCCTGACCAATGAGCGTTTCACTGGCTGGACCGGCAACTATACCTATGACCCAAGGGGGAGTGTGACAGGTGTGACAGGAAGTGATGGATATATCTGGCAGTCGTACCGGTATAATGCCTTTGGAGATATCACGTTTGGCAAGCCGCAGTATAACAATGTCTACAGCTACAATGCGGAGAGCTTCAATCCCAATATGGATGCCCAGTATTTAAGGGCGAGATATTACAGCGTGAAGACAGCCGGGTTCATCAGTGAGGACAGCTACCTGGGAGATATCACAGACCCATTGACACTGAACCGATATAATTACGTTAAGGGAAGCCCTTTGAATTATATGGATCCGAGTGGACACTCTGGTTTAGATATCTTTACACCACCTAGCAAATATGTCCATACAGGTGATATACCGGTGGCAAATGACAGTAATGCATCCTATGACATAACAAAGAAGGCAAATACGGAAGCAGCCTGTTCAATCATCAACTCTTGTATAAATGATAATCAAGGCGCATTTATGGGGGTTACAGCAGGTGTAGCATTGGTTGTACTGACGGCACCTGCTTCAGCACCTGTCCTAGCCGTAATTGGGGCTGGGATGGCAGGTGGGGCTGTTGGTATGGTTATAGGAGGGGTTCTCGAAAAAGGAATCAGCAGTGCAGATATAGCCAGGACTCTAAAAACAAAATATAATATTGACGTCACAGAACGTCAGAATCTGGATTTGGATTCATTGCCATCCGAGGTCAAAGACTTATGCAGCCAATATGATAAGAACTTTGAAGATATGGAAGGTTATTTTAAGACAGGGTCAGTGCTCATGGGGCTGGGAGTGGCATTTTATAAGGCAGGATATTTCCTTGATTCCCTTCAAGCATCCATTGCAGAGAAATCAAAGAAGGCATATGAGAGCCTTAAAAGTTGGTTCAATAAAACATTTAAGGGGGAAAGTGGACCTGGAGTTTGGGAAAAGACTAATGAAGCGATGAGTGACGCATCCAGAAATTATCAAAAGTTTGTCACTGGTGCTGAAGATGGTATGGTTTATAAAGTAAATGATGTCAAATTTGATGGATTTAAAAACGGCATACTCATGGAAGCGAAAGGAAATTATTCACAGTTCGTAAATAAAACAACTGGAAAATTTCAAACTTGGTTTAATGGTAAAGAATCTTTAATAAGCCAAGCGAACCGGCAATTAAATGCGGCAAATGGCACTAAAATACAATGGTTCTTTAATGATGAGGTGTCATTAAATGCTGTAAAAGATCTGTTTAAAAATGAAGGTATAACAGATATCGAGTTAATACTTAAACCAATGCAATAA
- the tnpC gene encoding IS66 family transposase — MQDTEQEYQKQIKELEQQVRLLREQVDFLTRKLYGIKSEKTSALEIEGQMSLFNEMESCAEPDAHEPDLVEVEKHLRKRKYAGQREKLIKDIPRSKVLHTIDESEQICERCGGTMVKVGEEFVRTEVQFIPASLKVVDHYRETYECRACRKNGTPYMEKSPVPHPPVMHSLASASTIAWLVHQKFELGIPLYRQEKEWEAMGLSLSRATMSNWLLAVCRDWLSHVVSHLRRELLKQGYLHIDETHVQVLKEPGRKNTSDSYMWVYCSTRDSKRPVRYFEYQPGRGGKYPETFLKGYTGYIHTDAYSGYNGVKGVTRCLCYTHLRRAFVDALPKDIHGPEASKPAEAVIRLNKLFEIEKELDGLPPEQKKKERLDREKPLLEAFWSWAEISSAGELPKSKLHTAFQYALNNRQEFFNYLGDGNCSISNSLAENCIRPFVIGRKNWLFAGSPKGAAASAGIYTLVETAKANGLDAMKYIKYILADMPGSRFLENPEYLDDYLPWDPMVQERCR; from the coding sequence ATGCAGGATACAGAGCAGGAGTACCAAAAGCAGATCAAAGAACTGGAACAGCAGGTCCGGCTCCTTAGGGAGCAGGTTGATTTCCTTACCCGTAAACTTTATGGAATAAAATCAGAGAAGACGTCTGCCCTTGAAATAGAGGGACAGATGTCTCTTTTTAATGAAATGGAATCCTGTGCTGAGCCGGATGCCCATGAGCCGGATCTGGTGGAGGTCGAAAAACATCTGCGTAAAAGGAAATATGCCGGCCAGCGGGAAAAACTGATAAAAGACATTCCCCGCAGCAAAGTGCTCCACACGATCGATGAAAGTGAACAGATCTGTGAGAGATGCGGAGGTACCATGGTAAAAGTTGGTGAGGAGTTTGTGCGTACCGAGGTACAGTTCATCCCTGCCAGCCTCAAAGTGGTTGACCATTACCGGGAAACCTATGAATGCAGGGCATGCCGCAAAAACGGGACGCCTTATATGGAGAAATCCCCGGTGCCCCATCCTCCGGTCATGCACTCCCTTGCATCTGCTTCCACGATCGCATGGCTTGTCCATCAGAAGTTTGAACTGGGCATCCCCTTATACCGTCAGGAAAAGGAATGGGAAGCCATGGGGCTGTCTTTAAGCAGGGCAACGATGTCAAACTGGCTCCTGGCCGTCTGCCGGGACTGGCTTTCCCATGTGGTCTCCCATCTCAGACGGGAACTTCTAAAGCAGGGATATCTGCATATCGACGAGACCCACGTGCAGGTGCTGAAGGAACCAGGGAGGAAGAACACTTCGGATTCCTATATGTGGGTGTACTGCAGCACCAGGGACAGCAAACGGCCGGTCCGGTATTTTGAGTACCAGCCGGGGAGGGGTGGGAAATATCCGGAAACATTTTTAAAAGGCTATACCGGATATATCCATACGGATGCTTATTCCGGGTATAATGGGGTGAAAGGGGTTACGAGATGTCTGTGTTACACACATCTGCGCCGCGCTTTTGTGGACGCGCTGCCAAAAGACATCCATGGCCCGGAAGCCTCAAAACCTGCGGAAGCAGTCATTCGTCTGAATAAACTGTTTGAGATAGAAAAGGAACTGGACGGCCTTCCCCCGGAACAAAAGAAAAAAGAACGACTTGACCGCGAGAAGCCGCTCCTCGAGGCTTTCTGGTCGTGGGCAGAGATAAGCTCTGCCGGGGAATTGCCAAAGTCGAAGCTCCATACCGCTTTCCAGTATGCCCTGAACAACCGGCAGGAGTTCTTCAACTATCTTGGGGATGGAAACTGCTCCATCAGCAATTCCCTTGCGGAGAACTGTATCCGCCCCTTTGTGATCGGCCGGAAGAACTGGCTGTTTGCCGGAAGTCCGAAGGGTGCTGCCGCAAGTGCGGGAATCTACACCCTGGTAGAAACAGCCAAAGCCAACGGCCTGGATGCAATGAAATACATCAAGTATATCCTGGCAGATATGCCGGGGAGTAGATTTCTCGAAAATCCGGAATATCTGGATGACTATCTGCCATGGGATCCCATGGTACAGGAACGTTGCCGATAA
- the tnpB gene encoding IS66 family insertion sequence element accessory protein TnpB (TnpB, as the term is used for proteins encoded by IS66 family insertion elements, is considered an accessory protein, since TnpC, encoded by a neighboring gene, is a DDE family transposase.), whose translation MEKIYLRTGYTDMRKQLDGLVDIIQYSFQLDPYSNSLFLFCGKRADRIKAVHYEGDGFCLFYKRYENGRLQWPRTGEEARQISHQQLRWLLEGLNPEQPKAVRSWVPPKPENPGNSL comes from the coding sequence GTGGAAAAGATCTATCTGCGCACCGGGTACACAGATATGAGAAAACAGCTGGACGGTCTGGTGGATATCATCCAGTACAGCTTTCAGCTTGACCCTTACAGCAATTCCCTGTTCCTTTTCTGCGGGAAACGGGCGGACCGGATCAAGGCAGTCCATTATGAAGGGGACGGCTTCTGCCTGTTCTATAAGCGCTACGAAAACGGCCGCCTCCAATGGCCGCGGACGGGCGAAGAAGCCAGACAGATCTCCCACCAGCAGCTCCGCTGGCTGCTGGAGGGCCTGAACCCGGAGCAGCCAAAAGCGGTCCGCAGCTGGGTTCCCCCGAAGCCTGAAAACCCCGGGAATTCCTTGTAA
- the tnpA gene encoding IS66 family insertion sequence element accessory protein TnpA has protein sequence MDISALTPDKQVKLQYWLDVIRQCRASGLTNQAWCEQHHISLKSYYYWIAKIRKLALEELPRKSHGCRPVMEQTALIPDAAPEFTEVSLHGRQDPCAAPAAVLRAGTVTVDLFEDTPRELLETILKAVRSC, from the coding sequence ATGGACATTTCCGCTTTAACTCCGGATAAACAGGTAAAACTTCAGTACTGGCTGGACGTGATCCGGCAATGCAGAGCCTCCGGTCTAACAAACCAGGCATGGTGCGAACAACATCATATCTCCCTAAAAAGCTATTACTACTGGATCGCAAAGATCCGGAAACTGGCGCTTGAAGAACTGCCCCGAAAGAGTCATGGATGCAGGCCGGTCATGGAGCAGACTGCGTTGATTCCGGATGCGGCTCCGGAATTTACGGAGGTATCCCTTCACGGCAGGCAGGATCCCTGTGCCGCTCCTGCAGCAGTACTCCGTGCCGGTACGGTGACTGTTGACCTCTTTGAAGATACGCCCCGCGAGTTGCTGGAGACCATTCTGAAAGCGGTGAGATCATGTTAG
- a CDS encoding RHS repeat-associated core domain-containing protein yields the protein MWGLTCIMKPTQRSCWNTKLGEITFGNKPSEFPRQVRKVSRFVTEDKTAVYGLENACGYGRALAVWLIEKGFHVKDVNTALSYVQRKSVPMYQKSDSYDAEAVALVLINMLDKLPDAIPDDKYWTLGQLVNRRDNICTHLHRLKNQFFTGEEPEAGKLGAGVSQALAERLFSEEILGGLAEGLGIQEETVTAQEEAGTDSSDTANADSGQTMTATPGNAAPGAVSPGNAAASYAGKNDNGNNGNGGNGNHYGWENGNNGNGNGNNGNGNGNSSTGGTNDNNGNANGNTNNTGGSQNQSGILFPVAGEVSELEQELIDMIKTTGKQKNYELVEYVNDVNRDHVEVLMELNINGIMDTAYSYGNERLTNERFTGWTGYYTYDPRGSVTGVTGSDGYIWQSYRYNAFGDITFGKPQYNNVYSYNAESFNPNMDAQYLRARYYSVKTAGFISEDSYLGDITDPLTLNRYNYVKSSPLNYIDPSGNQAISSYAANYQANDSGNNPIPSYAASHDSYGRGLPKQTSSVGFKTAVENAVNQVIDKGKEIKNYCENWVVGAKVTFYTKETEMTNMFMLMFGGDNITSDAEMNAHIAELINSIDNFDYVAYRDGTIDGEMLYIIQYMVAANNADKMLGGLVAGGGGVATGTIVTPEGYLVEVELSGGYAGVAENIGNMVAEGALAGVLAMNGQGGPNKGESDSKKNKIPDNDSTTGHIFRDAEGHIPDTPENRALLEEVANDSANFRGTDKYGNEWYTKTQSDGSQVWVESRNGNIFEGGVNNTPKPWNPDTGLKKP from the coding sequence ATGTGGGGATTGACCTGCATAATGAAACCCACACAGCGGTCATGCTGGAATACAAAGTTGGGAGAGATTACGTTTGGTAATAAACCATCGGAGTTTCCGAGGCAGGTAAGGAAGGTCAGCCGTTTTGTGACAGAAGATAAGACGGCAGTGTATGGTCTGGAAAACGCCTGCGGTTATGGCCGCGCCTTGGCTGTATGGTTGATTGAAAAAGGATTCCATGTAAAAGACGTAAATACTGCTTTGTCTTACGTCCAGAGAAAAAGTGTGCCGATGTATCAAAAAAGTGACAGTTATGATGCGGAAGCCGTGGCCTTGGTGCTGATTAATATGCTGGACAAACTGCCGGATGCGATACCGGATGATAAATATTGGACACTGGGCCAGTTGGTGAACCGAAGGGATAATATTTGTACCCATTTGCATAGACTGAAAAATCAATTCTTTACCGGTGAAGAGCCGGAAGCGGGGAAACTCGGTGCCGGCGTAAGCCAGGCATTGGCTGAGCGTCTCTTCAGTGAAGAAATCCTTGGAGGACTGGCGGAAGGTTTAGGAATCCAGGAGGAGACTGTAACAGCCCAGGAGGAGGCAGGAACAGACAGCAGTGATACGGCCAACGCTGACTCTGGGCAAACCATGACTGCGACACCAGGCAATGCAGCCCCGGGTGCCGTAAGCCCAGGCAATGCGGCTGCCAGCTATGCCGGAAAGAATGATAACGGCAATAACGGGAACGGTGGCAATGGGAACCATTATGGCTGGGAGAACGGAAACAATGGAAACGGAAACGGCAACAACGGAAATGGCAACGGCAACAGCAGCACCGGAGGAACCAATGACAATAATGGCAATGCTAACGGAAACACCAATAATACAGGCGGGAGCCAGAACCAGAGCGGCATCCTGTTCCCGGTGGCGGGCGAAGTATCCGAGCTGGAGCAGGAACTGATTGACATGATTAAGACCACCGGGAAACAGAAGAATTATGAGCTGGTGGAATATGTCAATGATGTGAACCGCGACCATGTGGAAGTGTTGATGGAGCTGAATATCAATGGTATAATGGATACGGCATACAGCTACGGGAATGAACGCCTGACCAATGAGCGCTTTACCGGCTGGACCGGTTACTATACCTATGACCCAAGGGGCAGCGTGACAGGTGTGACAGGAAGTGATGGATATATCTGGCAGTCGTACCGGTATAATGCCTTTGGTGACATTACATTTGGAAAGCCGCAGTATAACAATGTATACAGCTACAATGCGGAGAGCTTCAATCCCAATATGGATGCCCAGTATTTAAGGGCGAGATATTACAGCGTGAAGACAGCCGGATTCATCAGTGAGGACAGCTACCTTGGTGATATCACAGATCCGCTGACACTGAACCGGTATAATTATGTGAAGAGCAGTCCGTTAAATTATATAGATCCGAGCGGAAATCAAGCAATATCCAGTTATGCGGCCAACTATCAGGCTAATGATAGTGGAAATAATCCAATTCCGTCGTATGCAGCATCACATGACAGTTATGGGCGGGGTCTGCCGAAACAGACAAGCAGTGTTGGATTCAAGACCGCGGTAGAGAACGCAGTAAATCAGGTGATAGATAAGGGAAAGGAAATAAAGAATTATTGTGAGAACTGGGTAGTAGGTGCAAAAGTAACCTTCTATACCAAAGAGACTGAAATGACAAATATGTTCATGTTGATGTTCGGAGGTGATAATATAACATCCGATGCGGAGATGAACGCCCATATAGCTGAACTGATAAACAGTATAGATAATTTCGATTATGTGGCGTACCGTGACGGAACGATTGATGGAGAGATGCTGTATATTATACAGTATATGGTAGCAGCTAACAACGCGGACAAAATGTTAGGAGGTTTAGTAGCAGGAGGCGGTGGAGTAGCTACTGGAACAATTGTAACGCCAGAGGGTTATTTAGTAGAGGTAGAATTGTCTGGTGGATATGCCGGTGTAGCAGAGAATATCGGAAATATGGTAGCGGAAGGTGCATTGGCTGGTGTTCTTGCTATGAATGGACAAGGAGGACCGAATAAGGGGGAGTCTGACTCTAAAAAGAATAAAATACCTGATAATGATTCAACAACAGGACACATTTTTAGAGATGCAGAGGGGCATATTCCAGATACGCCAGAAAATAGAGCATTACTGGAAGAGGTTGCCAATGATTCTGCAAATTTCCGCGGAACCGACAAGTATGGAAATGAATGGTATACAAAGACTCAGAGCGATGGAAGCCAAGTATGGGTAGAATCAAGAAATGGAAATATTTTTGAGGGTGGAGTTAATAATACACCGAAACCGTGGAATCCAGATACAGGTCTGAAAAAGCCATGA
- a CDS encoding RHS repeat domain-containing protein, which translates to MHRLKNQFFTGEEPEAGKLGAGVSQALAERLFSEEILGGLAEDLGIPEETVTAQEEAGTDSSDTANADYGQTMTATPGNAAPGAVSPGNAAASYAGKNDNGNNGNGGNGNYYGWGNGSNGNGNNGNGNSGNGNGNSSTGGTNDNNGNANGNTNNTGGSQNQSGILFPADGEVSELEQELIDMIKTTGKQKNYELVEYVNDVNRDHVEVLMELNINGIMDTAYSYGNERLTNERFTGWTGYYTYDPRGSVTGVTGSDGYIWQSYRYNAFGDITFGKPQNNNVYSYNAESFNPNMDAQYLRARYYSVKTAGFISEDSYLGDITDPLTLNRYNYVKSSPLNYTDPSGNVVETVIDVVSAIDSSVRFMNDPSWANAGFAVWDIGAAIIPLAPGSYVVKGAKYLGEFDNAVQAGKALSLLNEAGYLKDKMLVAEFDSKISRCDVGKEILV; encoded by the coding sequence TTGCATAGACTGAAAAATCAATTCTTTACCGGTGAAGAGCCGGAAGCGGGGAAACTCGGTGCCGGCGTAAGCCAGGCATTGGCTGAGCGTCTCTTCAGTGAAGAAATCCTTGGAGGCCTGGCGGAAGATTTAGGAATCCCGGAGGAGACTGTAACAGCCCAGGAGGAGGCAGGAACAGACAGCAGTGATACGGCCAACGCTGACTATGGGCAAACCATGACTGCGACACCAGGCAATGCAGCCCCGGGTGCCGTAAGCCCAGGCAATGCGGCAGCCAGCTATGCCGGAAAGAATGATAACGGCAATAACGGGAACGGCGGCAATGGGAACTATTATGGCTGGGGGAACGGAAGCAATGGAAACGGAAACAACGGAAACGGAAACAGCGGAAATGGCAACGGCAACAGCAGCACCGGAGGAACCAATGACAATAATGGCAATGCTAACGGAAACACCAATAATACAGGCGGGAGCCAGAACCAGAGCGGTATCCTGTTCCCGGCAGATGGGGAGGTATCCGAGCTGGAGCAGGAACTGATTGACATGATTAAGACCACCGGGAAGCAGAAGAATTATGAGCTGGTGGAATATGTCAACGATGTGAACCGTGACCATGTGGAAGTGTTGATGGAGCTGAATATCAATGGTATAATGGATACGGCATACAGCTACGGGAATGAACGCCTGACCAATGAGCGTTTCACTGGCTGGACCGGCTACTATACCTATGACCCAAGAGGCAGCGTGACCGGTGTGACAGGAAGTGATGGATATATCTGGCAGTCGTACCGGTATAATGCCTTTGGAGATATCACGTTTGGCAAGCCGCAGAACAATAACGTATACAGCTATAATGCCGAGAGCTTCAATCCCAATATGGATGCCCAGTATTTAAGGGCGAGATATTACAGCGTGAAGACAGCCGGATTCATCAGTGAGGACAGCTACCTTGGTGATATCACAGATCCGTTGACACTGAACCGGTATAATTATGTTAAGAGCAGCCCTCTTAATTATACCGATCCTAGTGGTAACGTTGTAGAGACTGTTATAGATGTAGTATCTGCAATAGACAGTTCAGTAAGATTTATGAATGATCCATCATGGGCAAATGCAGGATTTGCAGTATGGGATATAGGTGCGGCAATCATTCCGCTGGCCCCGGGTTCTTATGTTGTTAAAGGAGCAAAATATCTAGGTGAGTTTGATAATGCGGTCCAGGCGGGAAAAGCGCTAAGCTTGTTGAATGAAGCAGGTTATCTAAAAGATAAGATGCTGGTTGCGGAGTTTGACTCTAAAATCTCAAGATGTGATGTAGGAAAGGAAATCCTAGTATAA
- a CDS encoding IS256 family transposase, whose product MTEGKRNIVHQLLEEYDIQTAEDIQEALKDLLGSTLKEMMEAEMDDHLGYEKSERSDSDDYRNGYKPKRINSSFGSMDIQVPQDRKSTFEPQVVKKRQKDISSIDQKIISMYAKGMTTSQISDTLMDIYGFEASEGFISDVTDKLLPQIEDWQNRPLEEVYPVVYIDAIHYSVRENGVIRKLAAYVILGLTLEGKKEVLSIQIGENESSKYWLSVLNELKNRGVKDILILCSDGLTGIKEAISAAFPKTEQQRCIVHMVRNTLKYVSDKDRKAFSTDLKTIYHAANEEKALEALEKVTEKWTPKYPNSMKRWHDNWDVVSPIFKFSMEVRKVIYTTNAIESLNSTYRKLNRQRSVFPGSTALLKALYLATFEATKKWTMPIRNWGQVYGELSIMYEGRLPE is encoded by the coding sequence ATGACGGAGGGCAAAAGGAACATTGTCCATCAGTTGTTGGAGGAGTATGACATCCAGACTGCTGAGGACATCCAGGAGGCCCTGAAAGACCTTCTGGGAAGTACCCTGAAAGAGATGATGGAGGCTGAGATGGATGACCACCTCGGTTATGAAAAATCGGAACGTTCTGATTCCGACGATTACCGCAACGGCTACAAGCCCAAGAGAATCAACAGCAGCTTCGGGAGCATGGACATCCAGGTGCCCCAGGACAGGAAGTCGACGTTTGAGCCACAGGTAGTAAAAAAGCGGCAAAAGGATATCTCCAGTATCGACCAGAAGATCATCTCCATGTATGCAAAAGGCATGACCACCAGCCAGATATCCGACACGCTGATGGATATCTATGGGTTCGAGGCTTCTGAGGGTTTCATTTCGGATGTGACGGACAAGCTTCTTCCACAGATCGAAGACTGGCAGAACCGCCCGCTGGAGGAGGTTTACCCGGTAGTCTATATTGACGCAATCCATTATTCTGTCCGGGAGAACGGAGTGATCCGCAAGCTTGCCGCCTATGTCATCCTTGGCCTCACGCTGGAAGGGAAAAAGGAAGTTTTAAGTATACAAATCGGGGAAAATGAGAGTTCCAAGTACTGGCTCTCTGTCCTGAATGAGCTGAAGAACCGCGGAGTGAAAGATATCCTCATCCTCTGCTCAGACGGACTCACGGGCATTAAGGAGGCCATATCGGCAGCATTCCCGAAGACGGAACAACAGCGCTGCATCGTGCATATGGTACGCAACACACTCAAATATGTCTCTGACAAAGACCGGAAAGCATTCTCCACAGATCTGAAAACTATCTACCACGCTGCGAACGAGGAGAAAGCCCTGGAGGCGCTGGAGAAGGTGACAGAAAAGTGGACGCCGAAATATCCGAATTCTATGAAGCGCTGGCACGACAACTGGGATGTAGTCTCGCCGATCTTTAAGTTCTCAATGGAGGTGCGAAAGGTGATCTACACGACCAACGCCATAGAGAGCCTCAATTCCACCTACCGCAAGCTCAACCGCCAGAGGAGCGTATTCCCCGGCAGCACAGCGCTTCTGAAGGCATTGTATCTGGCGACCTTTGAGGCCACGAAGAAATGGACAATGCCCATCCGCAACTGGGGGCAGGTTTACGGGGAACTGTCGATCATGTATGAAGGCCGACTGCCGGAATAA